The stretch of DNA GGAACTGTCCTTCGAGGCCATTGCCTAAGCAGCCCGGCACCGCCGCAGCCCCTAGCGATTTCACCGCCGGTGCGTGGACGCAGGTTAGGGCCTCCGCTTTGCTGGGTACCTATCCGGGATCAACGATTCCAGGTACGCCCGAAGCGGATTGGAGCAGCAGCACATGCATGATGAGACGAGGGGACGGCGGCTGCTGGCGGCTGCAGGAAAGGGCGCGGTGTGCGGCCTCGCCGGAGTCGCAGTGATGACTGCCGGCGAGAAAGCCGAGCAGATCTTTACGAGGCGGCCCAATTCCTATGTGCCCGCAAGGACTCTACTAACGCTGTTGGGCAAGAGGCCCCTGCTGGCAGAGAAACCTTTTATGTGGAACCACCTGATGCACTGGGGCACGGGAGCGGTGCTGGGATCCCTCCGTGGGATGTGGGCCGCCACCGGCATCCGCGGTCCCTTGGCCAACACCAAGCACACTGCCGTGCGGCTCGCCTTCGACCAGACCCTTGAGAATGCCACTGGGACAGGCGCACCTCCTACAACCTGGACGTCCCGGGAACAGGTGGTTGATGTGCTGCACAAAGCCGTCTACTCCATCGCAACAGGCGTTGCCGCCGACCGCTGGATTCCGCCCCTGCTCGAATCGCGAAAAGGGACCACCAGCCACTAAGGGCAGATGTGACGGGAAGATGGCTAGCCGACGCAGCTTCGTGGTTGGTGCGGGAGCGCTGGCAATGGCTGCAGCGCTGTCAGGCTGTTCTGGAGAAGAAATGGACCGTCCCAAAGAAACGACGCTGAATTTCGCTGCCCTGAGTGCCAGGCCCGGAAACGAGCCCGGGCAGGCACCTGCTCCCGGGCAGCAGGGCCTGGGCTTGGAGCCTGTCCGCGACACCTCGCTCTACGTCCCCTCCGGGCTGCAGCCCGGCCAACCGGCCCCGCTTATCTTCCTGCTGCACGGCGCCGGGGGTGAAGCGGCCGGCGGTTTATCGCTGCTGTCCGCCTTCGCCGAAACGCACAAAATCGTCCTGGCGGCACCATCTTCGGGGGGCTCAACCTGGGATGGTGTCCGGGGAGCCTTCGGCCCCGACGTGCAGACGATCAACCGGGCCCTGGAACGGATCTTCACACTGGTTTTCATAGACCCCGGCCGTATCGCCGTAGGTGGCTTTTCGGACGGGGCTTCCTACGCGCTGGCCCTTGGCTTGGCCAATGGTGACCTCTTTTCGCGGATCATTGCTTTCTCTCCGGGATTTGTCCCGCCCGTTCCGCGCAGCGGCCAGCCCCGGATCTTCGTTTCCCACGGAGACAGCGACAGCGTCCTGCCAATTGACCGCACCAGCCGCCGGCTGGTGCCAGTGCTCCAGGCAGGCGGCTACGACGTCACCTACCGCGAGTTCTCCGGACCGCACACGGTACCGGCAGGCATTGCCCAGGAAGCGGTCGACTGGCTGGGCTGGCAAAGTTAGCGGAACCGGGACCTAGATTTCTTCGACAAGAAGGTTCCGGTAGGCCGCGCGGAGCGGAGCCATCTGCCGGAATCCCAGGTAGCCTCCGCCGAGCACCTTGGCCGACGGGTCCTGCCAGTCGAACAGTGGGAGACCGTTGATGGAAAACGCTACCCGCGGTCCGTCCTTCACCACTTCCAGCCGGTAGAAGTCCATGGCGTCCTCGGCCGGCGGCAGCGGATCCGCGCCCTGGGCCACCAGCTCAAAGCCGGTGCTCTTGCGGAGGTTGCAGGTGCGGAAAGCCCGCTCGGACTCGTACTTGTGCCGGAAGAAGGACACGTGCAGGGCGTCGATGTCGCCGGAGTGGTACTGCGGGTAGTAGCCCGTCCGGGCGGCGAGCGCCGGGGAGAACAGGTCCTGTCCGCCGTGGCCGTTGGCTGCGAAGAACAGCATGGCCAGCCCGGGTTCCTCAAGCGGCAGGAACTCCCAGCTGATCCTCACCCTGTCCGGAAACTCCACCGGACACCAGAAGGTCCAGTGCGCGTGCTCCCCGAATTCCTCGTCGTCCAAGGACCCGGACAGCTCGAGAGCCCCGCAGTGGCTGCCCAGCCTCAGCGGCCCTTCGGCCACCCAGTTTGCAACGTCGTCCGGACCGGTGAGGGCATTGCGGTAAAGCACCTTCGTTCCGACGCCCGCGGCCCCCACCTAGCCGCGTCCCGCCGTCGTACCTGACACCTCCGCCAACTCCCCCGGCACCAGCCCGAGCGCCTGAAGCTGCCCGGCGACGTGCCCCGCCACCAGCGCGGCGCCCTGCTGTGAGAAGTGCGTGTTGTCAGTGAGACCGTCGGGCCAGAAGGCGTGCGTCCCGGCTGCAAAATGGCAGAAGAGGGCTTTCGAACCGTCCCGCCCCAGCCGCAGGTACAGCCCGCGGGTCCAGGCGTTCAGGTCG from Pseudarthrobacter siccitolerans encodes:
- a CDS encoding alpha/beta hydrolase codes for the protein MDRPKETTLNFAALSARPGNEPGQAPAPGQQGLGLEPVRDTSLYVPSGLQPGQPAPLIFLLHGAGGEAAGGLSLLSAFAETHKIVLAAPSSGGSTWDGVRGAFGPDVQTINRALERIFTLVFIDPGRIAVGGFSDGASYALALGLANGDLFSRIIAFSPGFVPPVPRSGQPRIFVSHGDSDSVLPIDRTSRRLVPVLQAGGYDVTYREFSGPHTVPAGIAQEAVDWLGWQS
- a CDS encoding DUF1961 family protein yields the protein MLYRNALTGPDDVANWVAEGPLRLGSHCGALELSGSLDDEEFGEHAHWTFWCPVEFPDRVRISWEFLPLEEPGLAMLFFAANGHGGQDLFSPALAARTGYYPQYHSGDIDALHVSFFRHKYESERAFRTCNLRKSTGFELVAQGADPLPPAEDAMDFYRLEVVKDGPRVAFSINGLPLFDWQDPSAKVLGGGYLGFRQMAPLRAAYRNLLVEEI